In Candidatus Methylarchaceae archaeon HK02M2, the genomic window TCTTTGTAAGGACTTTCGATCTGTTGTTTTACTGGAATTGTCTTTTCTCTTATATTTTCGATTTCCTTTGTGACTGTGAATATATAAGATTCACTGCCAGCACCAGATCCATAACTGGTCATGAGTATTCGATCTCCTGGGTCAGCGATATCAAGAACAGCTGCTAATGCAGTAGGGCTAGAACCAGAGTAAAGGTTCCCTATATATCTGACCACTAGCCCAGGTTCGATCTGATCTTTCTCGAACCCTGCTTCTTGGGCTACAAGATAAGGGTATTTTACATTAGGTGAATGGCAAACAACAAAACGGATATCCTTTGGAGTAAGCCTACTTGCTTTTAGGGCTGTTTCCATAGCGATTGAAACATGTTTGAAATAGGCAGGTTCTCCAGTAAATCTTCCTCCATGCTTTGGATACTTTTGGCCATCCCGTCGGTAAAAATCTGGTGTATCGGAAGTATATGGAACATAGTGATCTAGAGTTGCGATGACATCTCTTTTACCGAATAAGAAAGCAGCAGCACCTGCACCAACAGTAAAATCTAACGGATCATTTCTTTCAGCTTGAGAGTTATCAGAGCCTATCACCATAACATATTCCCCACCAAAAGTAGGGAAAGTTACTAGAGCTACGGCGTCGATAAAAAGATCGGTAGCCGCCTTACATGCGAATTGTGAATCTATTCCACCACTAAAGAAACCACCATCATATTCTTCTCCAAGTTGTAAGGCTTGACTAACTGTAGACATAGTGGGTTTAACAGCATAAGGTGAAGATTCCGAGCCTACAAAACATTTTCTCACGTATCTATTATCGATACAAGAATG contains:
- a CDS encoding hydroxymethylglutaryl-CoA synthase, giving the protein MSEPITRRKILIDYRIRASRCVDCGRTYFPPKFFCNNEGRKSRMNFVDYFYSKGTLISGSVIRKPTNKFHHLSSFMSTIVTFDDGNTRIPGRITDFVPSKEELDITLFMGKNVVPRFRRLYADGDQGLIYYSSFNFSFEDDYYPYQKYVKIKHANVSERAGIVGYGIYLPKFRIKGRDESGVRIKERTVPFLDEDATTFAVEAGKRALIHSCIDNRYVRKCFVGSESSPYAVKPTMSTVSQALQLGEEYDGGFFSGGIDSQFACKAATDLFIDAVALVTFPTFGGEYVMVIGSDNSQAERNDPLDFTVGAGAAAFLFGKRDVIATLDHYVPYTSDTPDFYRRDGQKYPKHGGRFTGEPAYFKHVSIAMETALKASRLTPKDIRFVVCHSPNVKYPYLVAQEAGFEKDQIEPGLVVRYIGNLYSGSSPTALAAVLDIADPGDRILMTSYGSGAGSESYIFTVTKEIENIREKTIPVKQQIESPYKEYVDYGVYRKWKDIGK